One region of Bacillota bacterium genomic DNA includes:
- a CDS encoding carbon-nitrogen hydrolase family protein, protein MRERAEPIPGPSTEYLKELCARTGVTVIAGTAEVAGEHLYNTAVMVGPSGFLGKYRKTHLWPPEPAVFRAGTELPVFSTSLCTIGIGICYDMEFPETARALALKGADVIFYPSADMSPYEDKHDLYTRARAQENGVYVVNANPVGHAGENTFFGGSQIVAPSGEVLGRAGPSKAFLIVDIDLSRVAEEREAMGYLGNRRPLSLYFGNGG, encoded by the coding sequence ATGCGGGAACGTGCAGAACCCATCCCTGGCCCCTCTACAGAGTATCTCAAGGAGCTGTGTGCACGCACGGGCGTTACAGTCATCGCTGGAACAGCGGAGGTTGCTGGCGAGCACTTGTATAATACCGCCGTCATGGTAGGCCCCTCAGGGTTTCTGGGCAAGTATCGCAAGACTCATCTCTGGCCACCGGAGCCGGCGGTTTTCCGGGCTGGTACTGAGCTCCCAGTATTCTCCACATCACTTTGTACCATTGGAATCGGCATCTGCTATGACATGGAGTTCCCCGAGACCGCTAGAGCGCTCGCCCTCAAGGGTGCCGACGTCATATTCTACCCTTCTGCCGATATGAGCCCGTATGAGGATAAACACGACCTGTACACTAGGGCAAGGGCCCAGGAAAACGGGGTTTACGTCGTAAACGCGAACCCCGTGGGACACGCGGGGGAAAACACCTTCTTCGGCGGTAGTCAAATTGTGGCGCCTTCCGGGGAAGTGCTGGGAAGAGCAGGTCCCTCCAAGGCATTCCTCATCGTCGACATAGACCTCTCGCGGGTGGCAGAAGAACGGGAGGCCATGGGATATCTAGGCAACAGGCGCCCCCTATCGCTCTACTTTGGCAATGGCGGTTAG